The Nitrospira sp. sequence GATCCGCTGGTTTGTCCTTCCTGAACGGCCGGCGAACTCGGAACACCTGACCGAAGCACAACTTGCTGCGCTGGTCACACCAGAAGCCATGATGGGAGTGGCACTGGTTCCCTCTCCGCCAATCAGATAAGGCCCTTGATGTTTACTCGATTCGAAGAATATGCCGCGACGCAAATGCTTGGGCAACCGGACTCGCCACCGCGGAGCGAAGGAAAACTGTTCTTTGCCGAAGCATGGCAACGCACGGTGTTCGGTCTGGCACTGGCGCTGTCCAAGGAAGGCCATTTTGAATGGGAGGATTTCAGGCACAATCTGATTCATGCGATCGCGGCGTGGGAACAAAATTCGTGTGCTGGCGAGATCAAATGGGACTACTACGAGCACTACACCAGGGCGCTGATTGAAGTACTCGAACAATGCGGAGTGCTCGAGCCGGGCGAACTGGAGCGGCAGATGACTCCAGACAGGCCAAACACGTGACCTCCCATTATTTCCGGACTCATACTGGTCCTGATGGGGGACCGGCATACAGTGTTGTCTGGGCCTGAGTATTCATCGGTCTGTGCAATCATCGGACCTGCCCGGCGCAGCAGATACGGCTGCTCTTGGATGACTTACGTGTGAGCGTGGTTTCCTTGCTTCCAGGGGCGCACTCCCGAGAATCAAGGAGGATGTATGGCAGCGCAGCCAGTCAGTCAATCCGATAGGTTGTACCTAGACAGTCTTACCCTCGCACTAGTCGTCAGCGGCCTGGGTATCTGTACAGAGGAGGCGGTCGCGGATCTGCGCCGTTATCTCGAGTCCCAATCGATCACGCACACCTCAGGGGAATTCGACGCGTCCCTGGAGCGTGCGAAACGGTACTTTTCCCAAGGGGACGCCCATCTCTTTCTCTGCGACGGAGAGCCTTGTCAGCAACGGAGAGGTTTTGAGGCCACCTCCACCGCGCTGCAGTCTGAGGCGGAACGCATTTGCTGTCGCATATCACCCACGGCCTGCCAAGGGCCTTGCAAGCAAGCGCCGGTGGCGATGCTGCGGGTGGGCCATGGATGTGAATTATTTTCCCAATTCGTCGGCCCTCGGGAATGGGAGGCGGTATTGGGGTTGGCTCAACGAGCGACTCAGGCAAAGACCTTGCTCGTCGATGCCGGGACGGCGCAGCCGTTCCGGTTCGATCCCGTCCATGAACCGCAAAAGCCCAGTGCCGCGCTCGAACATGTCCGGTTTCTGTTAGGACATTTCGAAGGTGTGGTGGAGTTGCCTCATGAGCAACGATCTATTCAGAAGGAAGTGGTCGGAAGTTGGGAGGCGGGGGGGCGCTTTGTGAGTCTTCGGATGGCGGCCACCTATCGACGGACGAATGGTGAGTGGGATCGACATCAGGCCTTTATTATCCTGGGCCCGGACGATAAGACGGGGGCTCTCGTCAGCCGCGCTTACACGGATGGGGGATTGATCCATGAGTTTGACATCGTCATCGAGGAAAGGCGGCTGATGTTTGCGGATCGGGTGCCGCACCACGTGTCCGCAGTGGCCGCTCGAAAAGTGCTGATTCCCACCGCGCATGGCTATCATGAGACTCTGGAATTAGACCGGGGCCTTGGGGTCTACGAACCCTATTACACTATCCCCATGCAAAGGAAGGAGCGCTCGATTTCTTCATGACTCCGCTGGGGACGGAGGAGGAAAGGCGAACGAAGGACGGGCGCATGCAAAGCATATATGCGTGAATGTTTGATGACCTGTTCTCCTCGTTCTTTGATCTTCGTCCCTTTCTTGGAGACTTCCAGATCTAAAAACTCCCAGCCCTTCATCGTGGGAAACTTCCCACAAGGATGCTTCACCATGGCCCCAAACGGGATAAGCTGAAAGATCTTTCCGACGGGATACTCCTTGTCCGGCACGCTGTCGCGGAAGATCCGCATCGCTCCTTACAACTTCTTCGGATCATCGTGCCTGAAATATGTATTTCTGATCTTTGGCCATTCGAAGATGCAGCCAATGCTTTGCTCTGTCACGGTTATGTCTTGAGCGACACGCCGGATAGCATAAATAGCCCGAGCTCGGTCGCAAGGAGGGTCAGTTTAAAGACATAGGCCGAAAATTTTCCGATCATCGAGATCTAATGGCACATGTGGTGTACTCCTTCCTTGATGATAGCCTTCCAAAATGAGAGACCGTGCAGTGGTCTCGCGACGTATCGTCATACATATAGTAAAGTTCTTCATTGCCGGTTGGATCAGGTCTGCACTTCTAAGATGAATTCCACCTCGACCGGCGCGCCGAGTGGAAGGCTTGCGACGCCATAGACCAAACGGCACGGGTTCTTGTCTTTTCCGAACACGGCTTGGAGCAACTCCGACGCCCCGTCAGCAACTATCGGATGATCACGAACATCTCCTGAGGTCGCCACCGACACACCGAGTCGGACGATCCGCGTCACGTTGTCGAGCGAGCCCAAATATTGTCGCACCACCGCGAGGCCATTCAGCGCCGCGAGGTGAGCGGCCCGGCGACCTGTTTCGACATCAAGCTCTGCGCCAACGCGTCCAACGAATTTCGCCTCGTGGTCTTCCGTCGGCAGCATCCCGGTCAGAAACAGAAGATTGCCCGTCTGGACCGCTTCCACATAAGTGCCGAACGGCTTCGGCGGCGCCGGGAGTTTGATGCCAAGTTCTTTCAACCGCGTCTCTGCACGTATTGAGTCGGCAGTCATGATGCACTCTCCATTTCATTACCAGCGGCCGAAGTGGGAACCGCCATCGACGTACAGGATGTGCCCCGTGACGGTCACGGCTTCGGTCAAGTACATGACGGCATCCGTGATGTCTTTGACTGTCGAGGGGCGGCCCATCGGCGACAGGCTTTCCATCATAGCCTTCGGAGTCTCGCGGTGAAGCGGCGTCGTAACGACGCCCGGAGAGACGGCATTCACGCGGATGCCGTCCTTGGCGTACTCCATGGCCAAGTGCTGGGTGATGGTTTCAAGGCCGCCCTTGGTAATCATCGGCACGGCGGCCGTGACGCCTCTGATCGGGTTACGGGCGAGTGCCGCCGTGATTGTGATGATGCTTCCGCCGGTTGTCTGTGCCAACATGTGTTTGACGCAGTATTGGGTGAGGTAGAGGAAGCCTTCCACATTCGTCGAAATAAGCGCCCTGAAATCTTCAGCTGTGTAGTCCGTGAAGGGCTTGATGAAGAAGATGCCAGCGTTATTGACTACGACGTCGATCGACGTGAAACGGGACAGCGCCGTCTCAACGACCTTGGCGGCAGTGGCTGGCTCGCCGATGTGGCCGTCCACCAGCGCGACGTGGTCGGACGCCCCGACTTCGGTGGATTGGGTCACATTACGGGAATTGGCCACGACGTTGTACCCCTGGTCGACAAACCGGTTGACAATTCCCGCGCCAATCCCTTGCGAGGCTCCGGTTACGATGGCGGTCTTCCGGCGGTTGTTCATAGTCGTCTGCTGGCCCAGTCAGTGGTCGCCATCATAGAAGAACTGCTCGCGTGTGATCTTGTCGTTTGTGACCGTGTAGACACCGACCTCCTCCAAGGTAATCCGTCGGCCGGTGGATTTAGGGGTGACGTCGAGGGTGAAGTAGACGGTGAACTGATCGGGTGTCGCGCCGTTGTAGAACGGCCCGGCCACGGTCTCGCCGTGGAAGGTTTTGTCGGAGACCCAGTCCTCGGATTTCTTGATCACCGGGCCCTGGCCGGCGGTTTCCTTGCCATCGGCTTCAACCGACACGATGTTGGGCGCGTACATCGAATGCATCACGTCGAAGTTCTTGCCCTGTCGACAGAGCTCCACAAACTTGCTTGCGACGGTTCGAAGACTCATGGTTGCCTCCAATGGGTTGAATGTGGTGAACGGGGTAGTCGGTGCGCCATGCGCCGCGTCCATCGGTATATCTCGATCGCCGTGTCGTCCGATATCACATTGTTAACACCACGCGGAACCGCGCCTTGCCGCTTAACATGCGCTCGTAGCCGGCCGCAGCTTGTTGGAGCGGAATCGTCTCGACCATGGGCCGAATGCCCGTGAGGGCGCAAAAGTTCAATGTCTCTTCTGAATCCCGAGCGGTCCCTGCCGGCCATCCTTGAATAGACCGGCGGCTGAGAATCAGTTGAACGGGCGCCACACTGATCGGATCGGTCGACGCCCCAACCACGAGCAGTTTCCCCCCCACTCCGAGTCCGCCCACGAGCGCCGATATGGCTTTGCTGTCCGGCGCGGTCGCCAGAATCACCGACGCTCCTCCAAGGGACGTCAGTTCTTTCGCAATGTCGACAGCCTCTGTATCGAGATAGTGAGCGGCTCCAAGCTTCAGGGCCAGGGCCTCAACGATTTACAGAGGATCTTCGACGGCTGCCAGCGGATCGGGAAAGGTCGCCTGACATTCCAGACATCGCAGCTGGCCCGATTTGGACCCATCTCCTGAGCGAACCTCATCCACTGCACGACTGTGTATACACGCCGTGCGCTACTTCAGCGATGATGCCGGTTCAACGGCTACACGTGTTTGGGGTGGAGGCAGCATAGACAGGACTCCTTTCTGACGTGTGTATGATGTTCACATCCAATCTGCTCCCGGCCCCTTGCCAGAGGAGATTGCGGAGGAGACGAGCCAGTCGCAGGCACGGATGTACTCGTGAAGTTCTTTGTGCAAGCGGGAGAAAAGAAAGGGGGACGCCGCATAGACATCCGTGTTCTCACAAGGTGTCGGCGGAGGGTCTTCCATAACCCGACGGCAAGTTGTGGGTTGGATTATAGGTGAAGAAGCCTATGACTATTCGAGTGGGCTGTCAACCTGGGTCGCTGCGCTGTTATTGCTAGGGCAGGCAGCAATGCTCTAAGTCTGCCAAAGCCATCTTTCAAATACTGCTCGGGATGCTGCTGCAGGCTATCGAAGGTCACCCCGACCACTCCAAAAGGCAATCCAGACTTATTGGGTAAGACTTCGCAAACTTGGTTCAGTCATTCAACCTGGAGTTTGCTATAACTGTGGACAAAGTGCGGTTCTCACCTCTTATCGGATACCAGACTGAACAACCGAGTGGAGATTACACTGCCAATAGCCCAAGGTTCTTCCCAATATTATCCTATCTGCCAGCCTCTACGTTCGAGGAGGCAGAATAGCTAGATACAGCTGGCATCTATCATGTGCTGCCCAATGTGAATCCCCTTGGCATGGGCCTCGTCTTCTGTTTGTCCTGGTGCTCCAATGGTCTCAACCACCTGTGGGTCATCTTCCTCATGAGAGGGTGCTGGCCAGATCGTTGTTTCAATCAGCCACGTGTGGCCAACGTGCCGCACGGCCGTAACAATCTTTCTGCCCTTGTGGATGGTCTCCATGGTTACTGCTTCAGCAGATCCTTAATCGCCTCCTCAACCCTCAGCGGCTCCAGCGAACCGGCTGAGTTATCCGACCGATAGACCGGGAAACTCGCCGTCAATGATCCGTTGGCCAAGGGCAATGCAGTGAGCTGTGGCTTCCTCCTCCGTCGCAAACTCATCGGCTGTATAGAACTTTTTGCTTTTCTCCCTGTTTGGAGCGGACGACGAAATAAAAAGCTTCACACTCCACCTATCGGTATCCGCTAGATGCTCGGGTGCGGGTCGAATGGTGAAGCCTTTATAGGATACTGCGCGGCTCATGTCGATTGACCTTGAGCATGTCAGTGAATGGAACGGCTAACTCGGAATTCTGCCAATGTAGAGTTTACCGCCGCTTTGAAGGGGAGACTCGCATGAAAGGTCACGGCTCGGCGGGCCGAGACCATCATCGCTTCGCCTGTTCGTGGATTCCGGCCCGGGCGAGCGTGCTTATTTCGGACCGTAAACTTACCAAAGCCGGAGATGATGATCGGTTCACCTGCCTGAAGGGTGGTCTTGAGAAGGCTCAGAATCCATTCCAACACTTCAGCGGCCTCGTCCTTCGAGATGTCCGCGTGCTGCTCAATTCGCCTGGCAATATCCTTCTTTACCATGCCCTATGGCTTCTCCTTGGGCAGAAGACCCTTCTTCTCGAGAACCCTAATCAAATCCTGCCTGCTTTCCCCTGTGCGCTATCCAACCGATTCGCCAGGAACTTGGCCATCAATGATCAGTTTGCCGTAGTCAATACACATGATCTCGGCCTCGTCCTTCGTCACATACGCCTCGTCTTTGGAAAAATGATGAGAGTGCTCTTTGTTCTCAGTGGACCATGAAATGAACAGGTTCAATCCCCACAGGCCGCTCTCCACGAGATGCTGAGGGGCAGGCCGAATGATGTAGCCTTTATAGGATACTGAACGGCTCATCTCCGTAGTCCTTGGAATCCGCTAGTATAGAGTGGCGTATTGTAGGAGAGTCATCAATTGAGGCGCAAGGAGCTGTCATTAGTCCCGAAGGTTATTGAGGGTATATGTAAGCCCATCAGACGTGGATTGGTTCGAGTTTCCCGAAGGCGTTGTAAGAGGGTAATGTACGCATATCTACCATACGAACAACTCCTAAAGTTCATTAGGCATGCGAGAATGATAAAATGTGTGATGCCCTCCTTAAAGCATTCCAAGGCCCGTTCTATGACCAACCAGAAAGGAAAGAGTTGCAGGAAGGTAAACCGCTACAATTCTTCTTTTGAGCCAAAGGCTTCACTCAAGCAACCTCCAGACACCGGGCGCATCCCGTGGTTGCCACTCACCCCCAGAATCGGCACGGACGCCTAGCGAGTCGGCTTATCCTTGAGCCTTGTCCGTACCCGCCTGTGTCACTAGAAGGGCGAGCATTTCCCAATCTCCATATAGGGCGTATCGGTCTCGTCGCCCATTATTTTCTTCTTCCCGCCAGTGGGTACACCCTCACCAACGTCGAGCATGCCTGGCGCATCATCCCCGATCGGATCGGCTTGCACGATGTGCGGATTCACGAACTCCGACGCACTGCCGCATCCTGGTTGGCAATCGACGGCGCCAATCTTCCCGTGATTCAACAGGTCCTGAATCCTTCTAGCCTCACATGCACCCAGGTTTATGCCAGGCTCTCGCCCCATCGCGCCGCCACCGCCTCGTGCTCTAGAACAAAACGAAAGGACACACGAGTGGCCGGGGTAAGCACAAGCGGGTCAGTTCTGTGCCATCGTGAATCCCCGAGCCGCAATACGGGAGGCGCTGACGTTAGGGACACCTGACCGTCGTCATTGTATGAGCGGCTTACGACTGCTTAGCAGGATTATTTGATTTGGTCAGGTGAGGGGCAATCTTAGAGAGGACTTCCCCGCAGTAGTACTCGATCAAAAGGGCTTCATCATGGGTGAGGGGTCGGTTCTGAGCAATAGTCGAGAGAATGTGTTCGCACGCTGAAGAGAATATATGGACTTCTTTTGCGAGCTCCATCAACGCTCCTTTCCCAGGCTTAAATGTGGCGGCATTCTGCCAGAAGCAGTGGTGGAGCCAATACCATCCGAAAGGAGGGGGGCTCTGAGCGGCTCGCGGTACGAGAAGGGGAGTAGGCTTGGGTTACTTCTTGCGGCTACCCTTCTTCTTCGTAGCCTTACGCTTGCGTGTAGGTGTACATGGGTCACTCATGGTCGCGCCAGCCACTCCCCGAGCGAGTTTCATGCGAGTAGCGGGATTCTTTCCGGGAAGCTTCTTAGGTACGGGGTTCATTGTAGTTCTTCGCTTGGGTTGTAACATGTCTCCCTCACGCCAAGTTAGTCGATTTTGGGTTCGACGGCAAAAAAACGTATCTTACGATCAAGACTGAGATGCTGGGGCGAAAGAATGTAGGTCCCATACATGCTCGGGATCCAGATTCTATTCGCCGTGATCTCACAGAATCCCGACAATACATAGACGACTCCACCGACAAGTCCACCCCCCAGGGCAAATGCCGCTTTAAATGGGAAGTAGAGGATCGTGGCGACGCCTGCGGTGAGCTGTAGGTCAGGAGGAGCTTGACTCCAAGCCGGAGGAACCAATACGGAGCAGCAGATGATGACCACGATGAGCACCACCAGAGGGAATCTCATAGGAAACGATTCCCGACATTTACCAATACACCAACATCCCCCAATCCATGACTCAGTTATCACGCTGCAGCGTCCTCGTATGGCCTTCTTCTGTGACATATGCCTTGATCATATCCCCCGGCCTCACATGATCCAACTTTGTACTCTTGTCTATATGGATCTTTATCCCTATCCCGTCCTCATCTGCGATGTAGTAATACTCTCCCGCGATCGCCAGCAACGTGCCCTTGATCGTACCCTTTGTGAGGCGTTCTTTACTCGTGGGACTGGCTTCTTTTTCCGTCAGGGAATTGGCGGCATACATCACCGTGATTCCCGAGTTCAACAGGCCAATTGTGATTATCGATAGGATCATGGTTCTCATAAAGGCTCCATGAAGTGTTGGACCATTATCGCTGAGGACCGCCATGTCCAGAACTGGGCAGGTACCTGGCTGTATGAGCGGCTTACGGCTGGCCAGCAGGAGTACTCGATTTGGGCAGGTGAGGCGGGATCTTGGAGAGAAGCGCCTCTTCTAATTCTTGTTGAGCTGTTTGACTCGGTCTGGAATCTGCGAGATCTTGGTGTTGATGTCACCGAGTAGCTTCCATGCACTATCTCGCGCCGCTTTGCCACAGGGCGTCATTTGCAGAGCCACGAGCACTGTTTTCAGGCGTGCCTCCAATTCTATTTGTTCCAGTTCGAGGTCTTCGCGCAGCTTGATCACCCTTTCTTCGACTGGTTCTGACGGTTGCACTTTGGTGAGCAAATTCTCTGTCTCACTGGTCACGAGTTGGTTCTCTTGCACATACGCAGGGAACGCCAGTTTCCAGATTGGTGGGAACAAACATGGGTTCTCCATCTGGACACATACCTTCTCGGATGTTGTCCCCCTTGCAGGAAATCAATGGTGAGGATAGGACGATGATAATGGCGAGTTGGCGGTACATTCCTTTTTCAACATACGCTCCTTGCCCGGTGGGAGAACTAGGCCTTCTCCCTGACTACGAAGGCGGTGGACCCGGCGCTGCAAGCGCAAGCGGATCGGTTCTGTGCCATCGTGAGTTCACCGGCTGCGTTACCGGAGGAGCTGACAGAGGAAACAGCTGAGGATGTTGCTGCGGTATAGGAGCGCGGTCTGGCAGTATAGGTTGAAGCTTTAGGTGAGCGGACGGCAGCAGTTAGCTTGTGGCAGTTTGTTTATGGCTCCCTCCAGGATATGGAGGCACTATGCTTGAGCGTTCCAGTACAGGGATATTTTTGAGACGCTATTCTGAGAGTTGAACCTAGGCACAAATTCTATTATAATAGTTTTAATATAGCCAGGGTCAAGTCTGGAGCTTGACGCATGATAATAATTATATTATAATGGCATCGATACTGTACGACTATGCGGATGGCAAAGAGCCGAACCCTATTACTTCATGGTTGCAGGGGTTGCCCCTAGAGCAATTGGCCCAACTGAATCTTAAGATTAAGCAGCTGAAAGAATGCGGCGACCAGATATTACCTAACTTCGTAACTGCCGCAGTTGGGTCGGTTGACGTACAAGAGATCAAAGTTAACGGCAGGATGGCGCTTCGGCTCCTTATTTGCCGGGGGCCAATCGATTCCAGGCTGCCTCCTCAAATGGGCAAGGTGAAAGCTCCATATCCTGCCTATGAATTCACCTTATTATTTGGCTCTGAAGAAAGGGACAATCGCTATGTCCCCCATGATGCTGTGAAGCAAGCAGAAAATCGCCGCCTGGCAATTGTTGCAGACAACAGGAAAAGGGAGCCACACGTCCATGTTAGACCACCAAACGATACAGGACCTACACGATAGTAAGGAATATGCTCATTCATATTTGAATGAATTCTTGAACTCCTATCTCGCAATGCAGATTAAATTCCTTCGAGAAAGTCGTTCCTGGACTCAAGAAGAGCTTGGGGCCGCCGCAGACATGGCGCAGGAACGAATCGCGGTCTTAGAAAACGTCAATCATTCCGCCTGGAAGATTAGTACATTGCAGAAAATAGCTAAGGCTTTTGATCTTACCCTTAGTGTATCCTTTGAAAATTTCAGCGCTCAGATTCGCAAATTGGATAACTTTACTGCGGAGTCAATGGGCTCATTGGCCAGAACTCCACGGGTACAGGACTTGAGTGTTTATCTCCATCGAACGCCAATTAAAGAAGCTACCGCTGTTGGTATTCCTGGGGTCGAGGCAATAGGTACAGCAGAGCAAACGAATCCATTGGCCAGAACTACGACAACTGGGAGAAGGATAAGGCGAGGAACTACACAAAGGACATATCGGCGTCCTTCAAGAACATCGGCTATTTCTGACGCATATACGGGAGAATACATACATGCCTAAGCAATCAAAGACGCCAAAAACGCGAGAGAAGAATATACTTAAAAGTGAAGACACTCCTTCATTCTATGCCAATAACATTGATTTGAGTGTATCTACTTGGGACTTTCGGCTAAAGGGAGGAGAAATAATACAGGCAAATAAGGATTCCATTACCATCAAAGAGCTATTCACTCTTTACCTTTCTCCTAACCATGCCAAGATGTTGTCTATTCTTCTTTCTGAAAGGGTGGCAGAGTATGAGAAAAGATTTGGTGAGTTACCGCTTCAACCTAAGGCCGACTAAGCTTTTTCCATTGTGCAGTCGCTGCTTTCTATTAAACCGAACCAATGTGGAATTTGATTATTCGCCCTTAGAGGGCTTGCGTCATTTAGTAGGATGTGATAGCGCTTAAAAGTATCACATAGAATCCTTACACACCCAGAATACTCGGTGTCAAAAGGCATGTTGAGGAAGCACCATCCTCGGCATGCCTTTTTTTTGCCCGGAGGACACAATGAATACAACAAATGAAGCCGACCCAACCAACCTCGTAAATCCTGCGGCAATTCTTCGTCCCCAAGATGCTCAACGTCATGTGGCCTTGAGTCGCAGCTCCATCTATGCGCGGCTAGCGGAGAACGATTTCCCGAAGCCAATCAGACTTGGGCCCAGAGCAATTGGATGGCTCAAATCAGAACTCGACGAATGGCTCGCAAGCCGACCGCGTTCAGAGAGTAGGACGATGAAGCCATGACTCAGGACCTTGGCTTTGAGCATGTCGGGAACATACTCTCCGGGGTTCTCAAGGAAATTTCACGGCGTGCCGAATTGCGGCCTCGCGTCGAGGCCGAACGTCAGCAGTCAGTGAGCGATGAAGAGTTTCTGATGCTTGCCGAGAGGACTGGTGACCGCCTATGAGTCATCCCACCCTCGACCAGATCATCACCTCCACACATGCCAAGCAGAACGGGTCGGACCAATGGCTGGGGCATTGCCCCGCCCACGGATCCCGGCAGAACCGTGACCTGAGTATTGCCCTGCGGGACGACAAGATCCTCCTCAACTGCTTCGCCGCCTGTCAGACCGAAGCGGTCTGTGGTGCGCTCGGCCTTGGCCTCACTGACCTGTTCCTCACAGCTCGAACCACTCCCAATGCGATGCGCCCTCGAACTCCATCGAAGCCGGTGGATCGTGCACACATTGCTTTTCAATTCGAGCTCGGTGCTCTCGATCGGCGCATGCGCGCCGAGCGGGTGCTCGAACAGGCTTCTGGACAGAATTGTGAAGTGACCGATAATGAACGGGACACGCTCATGGGGATTGTGGCGCGGGCTTATGAAGACCTCGAGCGTGCAGAATGGCTCGAAGGCCTGGCTGACCACTTCCGTGAGTACTCCATCCGTCAAGGAAAGGCGGCATGATGGACGTAGCTGAGCTGGCAACCCTGTCTCGCCAGCACCTCTTGTCTGAATCCTCTGAGGACCTCCTGCTGACCCATACGGAAGTGAGCGGGCTGCATCGGCTGACCTCTCAGTCCTACCCACTGGAGTTTGTATTCGATCGGCTGGCGGAACGGCATGGCGAAGAGCGGGCCGAACTGACCGTTAACTACCTCGGGCGGCCTCTCATGGAGAGCATCAGCGTCACGCTGACCTCTGCCGTGACCCATAAGAAACTTGCAGGCCAGCTTGAGGACCTCGTCAGCTCTGCACCCTGGGATCTGTTGCTCCCGCATGCCTGTGCGACGGTCTTGAAAAAGCATCGGGCTGGGGAGCCGCTCGTCACGATCTGCAGCCAGACCCCGATTGAGCCGCTCACCTTCAGCATCAACCCGATCGTGTTCAAGGGCAAGATCTCCATTCTGTACTCGAATGGTGGGCAGGGAAAATCCACCTTCGCGTTGCTCTTGGCCATGCTCAGCTCGGTTGGTGGGTCCGTGGCCGGATTCTCGGCTCTGAATGGGAACAGTCTCTTTCTCGACTTCGAGGATGATGTGTCAGTCCATGCCCGTCGCCTCCAAGCCATTCAGATGGGCCATCCTGACCTGCTGTCGGCTCGCGTGGCGTATCGGCGGTGCGTGGAACCGCTCCATAAGTTCGCGCCCATGCTCATCCGGCAGATCCAGCAGGACCACATCCAGTTCGTCGTCGTGGACTCCATTCTGGCTGCGACAGGGGGCGATTCCAGCGCTGAGGCGACCACCCAGCTCTTTATTGCCTTACGAGCGCTCAATGTCTCGGTGCTGTTGATCGGGCATACGCCCAAGAACCTTGCAGAAGGACAA is a genomic window containing:
- a CDS encoding AlpA family phage regulatory protein, translating into MNTTNEADPTNLVNPAAILRPQDAQRHVALSRSSIYARLAENDFPKPIRLGPRAIGWLKSELDEWLASRPRSESRTMKP
- a CDS encoding nitrile hydratase accessory protein translates to MFTRFEEYAATQMLGQPDSPPRSEGKLFFAEAWQRTVFGLALALSKEGHFEWEDFRHNLIHAIAAWEQNSCAGEIKWDYYEHYTRALIEVLEQCGVLEPGELERQMTPDRPNT
- a CDS encoding (2Fe-2S) ferredoxin domain-containing protein, with protein sequence MAAQPVSQSDRLYLDSLTLALVVSGLGICTEEAVADLRRYLESQSITHTSGEFDASLERAKRYFSQGDAHLFLCDGEPCQQRRGFEATSTALQSEAERICCRISPTACQGPCKQAPVAMLRVGHGCELFSQFVGPREWEAVLGLAQRATQAKTLLVDAGTAQPFRFDPVHEPQKPSAALEHVRFLLGHFEGVVELPHEQRSIQKEVVGSWEAGGRFVSLRMAATYRRTNGEWDRHQAFIILGPDDKTGALVSRAYTDGGLIHEFDIVIEERRLMFADRVPHHVSAVAARKVLIPTAHGYHETLELDRGLGVYEPYYTIPMQRKERSISS
- a CDS encoding helix-turn-helix transcriptional regulator, which translates into the protein MNEFLNSYLAMQIKFLRESRSWTQEELGAAADMAQERIAVLENVNHSAWKISTLQKIAKAFDLTLSVSFENFSAQIRKLDNFTAESMGSLARTPRVQDLSVYLHRTPIKEATAVGIPGVEAIGTAEQTNPLARTTTTGRRIRRGTTQRTYRRPSRTSAISDAYTGEYIHA
- a CDS encoding DUF3467 domain-containing protein; translated protein: MPKQSKTPKTREKNILKSEDTPSFYANNIDLSVSTWDFRLKGGEIIQANKDSITIKELFTLYLSPNHAKMLSILLSERVAEYEKRFGELPLQPKAD
- a CDS encoding SDR family oxidoreductase; protein product: MNNRRKTAIVTGASQGIGAGIVNRFVDQGYNVVANSRNVTQSTEVGASDHVALVDGHIGEPATAAKVVETALSRFTSIDVVVNNAGIFFIKPFTDYTAEDFRALISTNVEGFLYLTQYCVKHMLAQTTGGSIITITAALARNPIRGVTAAVPMITKGGLETITQHLAMEYAKDGIRVNAVSPGVVTTPLHRETPKAMMESLSPMGRPSTVKDITDAVMYLTEAVTVTGHILYVDGGSHFGRW
- a CDS encoding RidA family protein, coding for MTADSIRAETRLKELGIKLPAPPKPFGTYVEAVQTGNLLFLTGMLPTEDHEAKFVGRVGAELDVETGRRAAHLAALNGLAVVRQYLGSLDNVTRIVRLGVSVATSGDVRDHPIVADGASELLQAVFGKDKNPCRLVYGVASLPLGAPVEVEFILEVQT
- a CDS encoding tyrosine-type recombinase/integrase, whose protein sequence is MSLEGRAFPNLHIGRIGLVAHYFLLPASGYTLTNVEHAWRIIPDRIGLHDVRIHELRRTAASWLAIDGANLPVIQQVLNPSSLTCTQVYARLSPHRAATASCSRTKRKDTRVAGVSTSGSVLCHRESPSRNTGGADVRDT
- a CDS encoding AAA family ATPase; this translates as MMDVAELATLSRQHLLSESSEDLLLTHTEVSGLHRLTSQSYPLEFVFDRLAERHGEERAELTVNYLGRPLMESISVTLTSAVTHKKLAGQLEDLVSSAPWDLLLPHACATVLKKHRAGEPLVTICSQTPIEPLTFSINPIVFKGKISILYSNGGQGKSTFALLLAMLSSVGGSVAGFSALNGNSLFLDFEDDVSVHARRLQAIQMGHPDLLSARVAYRRCVEPLHKFAPMLIRQIQQDHIQFVVVDSILAATGGDSSAEATTQLFIALRALNVSVLLIGHTPKNLAEGQDSPTLYGSVFNSNFARATWELKKEQEVGEDRLIIGLLNRKSNLSRLHAPIGLQISHEDGGTRITFEPYDLADVPDMAAELPLPNRIRNLLESDGTPRYAKAIADELGASLPNVRTTLSRNDGRKWVHLQGEGKELLWTVLNARN
- a CDS encoding integration host factor subunit alpha, whose protein sequence is MVKKDIARRIEQHADISKDEAAEVLEWILSLLKTTLQAGEPIIISGFGKFTVRNKHARPGRNPRTGEAMMVSARRAVTFHASLPFKAAVNSTLAEFRVSRSIH
- a CDS encoding nuclear transport factor 2 family protein; this encodes MSLRTVASKFVELCRQGKNFDVMHSMYAPNIVSVEADGKETAGQGPVIKKSEDWVSDKTFHGETVAGPFYNGATPDQFTVYFTLDVTPKSTGRRITLEEVGVYTVTNDKITREQFFYDGDH
- a CDS encoding zinc-binding dehydrogenase, with translation MVEALALKLGAAHYLDTEAVDIAKELTSLGGASVILATAPDSKAISALVGGLGVGGKLLVVGASTDPISVAPVQLILSRRSIQGWPAGTARDSEETLNFCALTGIRPMVETIPLQQAAAGYERMLSGKARFRVVLTM